The Roseovarius indicus genome has a segment encoding these proteins:
- a CDS encoding MFS transporter, which translates to MAEPSRRKRIWGWYFFDWASQPYHTLLVTFVFGPFFASVASEYFMNAGLVEEAADARAQSLWSMCLTVTGLIIGFGAPIIGALADTAGRRLPWILAFSAMYVVGAAGIWWTQPDGSNMLWALSCFGVGFIGAEYALIFVNSQLPSLAPQEETGAISGSGFAFGYLGGIVALAIMLTLFFDDGGKTLLGLDPALGLDPDAREGTRFVGPFTAVWFAVFMIPYFLWVRDTGPARKGRGVGDALRLLKKSIVGLKKRVSLSVYLGSSMFYRDALNGLYGFGGTYAILVLNWSIVSVGIFGIVGAISAAAFSWVGGRFDRAFGPKPVIIVAILGLMLVCFTVVGMDRTQFFGMPLAEGSALPDMVFFGCGVLIGGLGGTLQASSRSLMVRHTDPAAPTESFGLYGLSGRATAFMAPALIGLVTTLSGSARIGVSPVILLFLIGLVLLRWVKAEGDRDTWSVTSN; encoded by the coding sequence ATGGCGGAACCGTCGCGTCGCAAACGCATCTGGGGCTGGTACTTTTTCGACTGGGCCAGCCAGCCGTATCACACGTTGCTGGTGACCTTCGTCTTCGGGCCGTTCTTCGCCTCGGTGGCGTCGGAATACTTCATGAACGCGGGCCTTGTCGAAGAGGCGGCGGATGCCCGGGCGCAAAGCCTGTGGTCGATGTGCCTGACGGTGACGGGGCTGATCATCGGGTTCGGCGCACCGATCATCGGCGCGCTGGCCGATACCGCCGGGCGGCGGCTTCCGTGGATCCTGGCGTTCTCGGCGATGTACGTGGTGGGCGCCGCCGGCATCTGGTGGACCCAGCCGGACGGGTCGAACATGCTCTGGGCGCTGTCCTGTTTCGGCGTTGGCTTCATCGGGGCGGAATACGCGCTGATCTTCGTGAACTCGCAGCTTCCCTCGCTCGCCCCGCAGGAAGAGACGGGGGCGATCTCGGGCTCCGGTTTCGCCTTTGGCTACCTGGGCGGGATCGTGGCGCTGGCGATCATGCTGACGCTGTTCTTCGACGATGGTGGCAAGACGCTTCTGGGCCTCGACCCGGCGCTGGGTCTTGACCCGGACGCGCGCGAGGGCACGCGCTTCGTCGGGCCCTTCACGGCGGTCTGGTTCGCGGTCTTCATGATCCCCTATTTCCTGTGGGTGCGCGATACCGGCCCGGCCCGCAAGGGGCGCGGCGTAGGCGATGCGTTGCGGCTGCTGAAGAAATCCATTGTGGGGCTGAAGAAACGGGTCAGCCTGTCGGTCTATCTCGGCTCGTCGATGTTCTACCGCGACGCGCTGAACGGGCTTTACGGGTTCGGGGGCACCTACGCGATCTTGGTGCTGAACTGGAGCATCGTCTCGGTCGGCATCTTCGGCATCGTCGGCGCCATTTCGGCGGCAGCGTTCAGCTGGGTCGGCGGCCGGTTCGACCGGGCCTTCGGGCCCAAGCCCGTGATCATCGTGGCGATCCTCGGGCTGATGCTGGTCTGCTTCACCGTGGTGGGCATGGATCGGACGCAGTTCTTCGGGATGCCGCTGGCCGAAGGCTCGGCCCTGCCCGACATGGTGTTCTTCGGCTGCGGCGTGCTGATCGGCGGCCTGGGCGGCACGTTGCAGGCGTCGAGCCGGTCGTTGATGGTGCGCCACACCGACCCCGCCGCGCCCACCGAAAGCTTCGGGCTTTATGGCCTCTCAGGCCGTGCGACGGCCTTCATGGCGCCCGCGCTCATCGGCCTTGTCACCACGCTGAGCGGCAGTGCGCGGATCGGCGTCTCGCCGGTAATTCTCCTTTTCCTGATCGGCCTCGTCCTGCTACGCTGGGTGAAAGCAGAAGGGGACAGGGATACATGGTCCGTCACGTCAAACTGA
- the mepA gene encoding penicillin-insensitive murein endopeptidase — translation MVRHVKLIALILGLAGCGGSAPQDYAGSEPIVSTQSIPAAMRGVEAKKLFGAKPQGSQQASTPFGSYSKGCVAGGVQLPETGPTWQAMRLSRNRNWGHPEAIDFIKKLSAKAAQQPGWAGLYVGDISQPRGGPMLTGHRSHQMGLDIDIWMLPPKRLNLTRAERESLSSISLRRANGAYTNDNWTRQHHEVIKAAAQDPRTARIFVFPGAKVRMCKEETGDRSYLRKIRPWYGHHYHFHVRLSCPRGAKNCQNQAPPPPGDGCADAQQWVNNILNPPPPDPDAPPPKPRRELTMADLPNQCVSVLTSE, via the coding sequence ATGGTCCGTCACGTCAAACTGATTGCGCTCATCCTCGGGCTTGCCGGCTGCGGCGGCTCGGCGCCGCAGGACTATGCCGGGTCAGAGCCGATCGTCTCGACCCAGAGCATCCCGGCGGCGATGCGGGGCGTCGAGGCCAAGAAGCTTTTCGGGGCGAAGCCGCAGGGCTCGCAGCAGGCGTCGACGCCTTTCGGCAGCTATTCCAAGGGCTGTGTGGCGGGCGGTGTGCAGCTTCCCGAAACCGGGCCCACCTGGCAGGCGATGCGCCTGTCGCGCAACCGCAACTGGGGCCACCCGGAGGCGATTGATTTCATCAAGAAACTGTCGGCCAAGGCGGCGCAGCAGCCGGGCTGGGCGGGCCTGTATGTCGGCGATATCAGCCAGCCGCGCGGCGGGCCGATGCTGACCGGGCACCGGAGCCACCAGATGGGGCTCGACATCGATATCTGGATGTTGCCGCCCAAGCGGCTGAACCTCACGAGGGCGGAGCGCGAAAGCCTGTCGTCGATCTCGCTCCGGCGGGCGAACGGGGCCTATACCAACGACAACTGGACCCGCCAGCATCACGAGGTGATCAAGGCCGCCGCCCAGGACCCGCGCACCGCGCGGATCTTCGTCTTTCCCGGCGCCAAGGTGCGGATGTGCAAGGAAGAGACCGGCGACCGGTCCTACCTGCGGAAGATCCGGCCGTGGTACGGGCATCACTATCATTTCCATGTGCGGCTGAGCTGTCCGCGCGGGGCGAAGAACTGTCAGAACCAGGCGCCGCCGCCGCCGGGCGATGGATGTGCGGATGCGCAGCAATGGGTGAACAACATCCTCAACCCGCCGCCGCCCGACCCGGACGCCCCGCCGCCCAAGCCGCGGCGCGAGCTGACCATGGCCGACCTTCCGAACCAGTGCGTTTCGGTGCTGACGTCGGAGTAG